A genomic segment from Clostridium fungisolvens encodes:
- a CDS encoding glycogen synthase — MGVLFVTAEAYPFMKAGGLGDVAYSLPKNLKQIDVDIRVIMPKYKFSKKIKRKMKRVARYTTYIGWKTVDCNLFTLKLDGVQYYFIDNPFYFYRPEAYGYHDDHERFIFFSKAVLEGIKYMDDFKVDILHCNDWHSSLVIPLKDIYYRGNTIYDNIRTVFTIHNILYQGIYGKDLLWMLGLDEKEYFTEDKLKYGDVISFMKWAILSADRVTTVSKTYSKEIRQQHLGYGLHNILEDRKHLLDGIQNGIDYDVFNPKEDKNIWFNYNSDNLDDKHKNKLKLQEELGLVVDANIPIISMVTRLTDQKGIGLLEGIINKLMSENIQLIITGTGETHYEEDIKYLENKYDNLRAVLKFDEGFSRKVYAGADIFLMPSKFEPCGLGQLIAMRYGTVPVVRATGGLKDTVKDYNKYTDDGEGFTFKQYDAVDFFSAIERSLDVFNNHKGSWNRLCIRIMNKDNSWNLSAAKYKKLYMKISKLK, encoded by the coding sequence ATGGGAGTTTTATTTGTAACCGCTGAGGCGTATCCTTTTATGAAGGCTGGTGGATTAGGAGATGTTGCATATTCATTGCCAAAAAATTTAAAACAAATAGATGTTGATATACGTGTAATAATGCCCAAATATAAGTTTTCTAAAAAAATAAAGAGAAAGATGAAAAGAGTAGCTCGTTATACAACTTATATAGGATGGAAAACTGTAGATTGCAATCTTTTTACTTTAAAATTAGATGGAGTTCAATATTATTTTATAGATAATCCATTTTACTTTTATAGACCAGAGGCATATGGATACCACGATGATCATGAAAGGTTCATCTTCTTTTCAAAGGCAGTGCTTGAGGGTATAAAGTATATGGATGATTTTAAAGTTGATATATTGCATTGCAATGATTGGCATTCATCTTTAGTTATACCGCTAAAGGACATTTATTACCGAGGAAATACAATTTACGATAATATTAGAACAGTATTTACAATACACAACATATTATATCAAGGAATATATGGCAAGGACTTGCTTTGGATGTTGGGATTAGACGAAAAAGAGTATTTTACTGAGGATAAGTTAAAATATGGCGATGTAATATCCTTTATGAAGTGGGCTATATTAAGTGCCGATAGAGTTACTACAGTGAGTAAAACATATTCAAAAGAAATAAGGCAGCAACATTTAGGGTATGGTCTGCACAATATATTAGAGGACAGGAAGCACTTACTAGATGGTATACAAAATGGTATAGACTATGATGTGTTTAACCCTAAAGAAGATAAAAATATATGGTTTAATTACAATTCTGATAATTTAGATGATAAACATAAAAATAAATTAAAGCTACAAGAGGAATTAGGGCTGGTTGTAGATGCAAATATTCCTATTATAAGTATGGTGACAAGGCTTACAGATCAGAAAGGGATTGGGCTTTTAGAAGGTATTATAAATAAATTAATGAGTGAAAATATTCAGCTGATAATAACGGGTACTGGTGAAACTCACTACGAAGAGGATATTAAATATCTTGAAAATAAGTATGATAATCTTAGAGCGGTTCTAAAGTTTGATGAAGGTTTTTCTAGGAAGGTTTATGCAGGAGCAGACATATTCTTGATGCCCTCAAAGTTTGAACCTTGTGGCTTAGGTCAGCTTATTGCAATGAGATATGGAACAGTTCCTGTAGTTAGGGCTACTGGAGGACTTAAGGATACGGTTAAGGATTATAATAAGTATACTGATGATGGTGAGGGGTTTACTTTTAAACAATATGATGCCGTGGATTTTTTTAGTGCAATAGAACGTTCTTTAGATGTTTTTAACAATCACAAAGGTTCGTGGAATAGGTTATGTATCAGAATAATGAATAAGGACAATAGTTGGAATTTGTCGGCAGCAAAATATAAAAAGTTATATATGAAGATTTCTAAATTAAAATAG